One region of Candidatus Electrothrix rattekaaiensis genomic DNA includes:
- a CDS encoding biopolymer transporter ExbD: MKLSNRSMAPPRVEMLPLIDIVFLLLVFFIYAMLSMAVHHGQHVDLPESGTAGLETAEAIGITIQAGNGGLKLFVDEEPVELPELEQLLEKKKAASKEKNPNVQIFADKSVPYQGLFQVLDRVKQAGLTSISLQAEAETATP, from the coding sequence ATGAAACTGAGCAATCGCAGTATGGCACCGCCCCGTGTCGAAATGTTACCCCTGATCGACATTGTTTTCCTGCTGCTTGTCTTTTTCATCTATGCCATGCTGTCCATGGCCGTGCATCACGGACAGCATGTGGATCTGCCTGAATCCGGCACTGCCGGCCTGGAAACCGCAGAGGCGATCGGGATCACCATCCAGGCTGGGAACGGGGGCCTGAAGCTCTTTGTTGATGAGGAGCCTGTGGAACTCCCGGAGCTGGAACAGCTGCTTGAGAAAAAAAAGGCGGCAAGTAAGGAGAAGAACCCTAATGTGCAGATCTTTGCCGATAAATCGGTTCCCTATCAGGGGCTTTTTCAGGTGCTGGACAGGGTCAAGCAGGCTGGCCTCACCAGTATATCTCTTCAGGCCGAGGCGGAGACCGCAACACCGTGA
- a CDS encoding TonB-dependent receptor → MSVRNKQRGKEYSRKILFSLLAAALVTESGPAKATEGDKEMPEVLVSGEKLITPTRQASETVYTGSEITGKGMEIQGVKANTSVYGTLDMLPGINVESADSNGLAAEMSSVRVRGVKSSLGAMTVEGVPNYGGNPIGPRDYLYDLENMESVSVYKGAVPGDIGTGVGSRGGAVELHPDWPHEDFGFGLKQSVGFNAYTRTFLRLDSGAVPGTGTAFSGSVSSAEADKWRGTGTLGPRFNANLAVHQPFNETASIKLWYNHNDLDQHLYRSLSREDIQDLGANYKKDFNDSLTGDPAEDIFYSDYNRGTYQNDDLMAVLAADLTDTLSLTLKPYASKEDVEILQGVTKGGGMIQKRIRDIERNGLIAETVLETGRVKTSLGYHLEAVDMNIYSQNYAPADNGLAYRGYGRMASSGTSYINSPYLKLAGSHGIFNWQAGLKYFHFQQSDSRGYMSGPGPSYALERTPDLDRASTEYDTLLPTVAASSQLTDELELRAGYGKSFIRPYKYMPLVNLYSSNRSTFLAQGMNLQTLFDGYDIEESHALDLGLRYTGAWFDLSPTLFYSTHSNLVCTVYDPRVDLNYDQFVGEATGYGLDLEMNAYLADGLTLFINPTYTSMTYDKDLAYAGKTLEADGNQVVDTPEWSLKTGLIWQSGPFEMVPMLRYIGSRYTDLENKDEVDANTVVDVRMSYTLPNILRTKEMKLSLELNNLLDEEYISSINASDDSRQGRASYYPGTPRSGMFTLSVKY, encoded by the coding sequence ATGAGTGTACGCAATAAACAACGCGGAAAAGAATACAGCAGAAAAATACTCTTCAGCCTGCTTGCGGCGGCTTTGGTTACGGAGAGCGGCCCGGCCAAGGCAACAGAAGGGGACAAGGAAATGCCCGAGGTACTGGTGTCCGGGGAAAAACTCATCACCCCGACCAGACAGGCCAGCGAGACTGTGTATACGGGCAGTGAAATCACCGGAAAGGGCATGGAAATCCAGGGTGTCAAGGCCAACACCAGCGTCTACGGCACTCTGGATATGCTGCCCGGCATTAACGTGGAAAGTGCGGACAGCAACGGTCTGGCCGCCGAGATGAGCAGCGTTCGGGTGCGCGGGGTCAAGAGTTCTCTCGGAGCCATGACCGTGGAAGGGGTACCCAACTACGGAGGCAACCCTATCGGGCCGCGCGATTATCTCTATGATCTGGAAAATATGGAGTCGGTATCCGTCTATAAAGGCGCCGTGCCCGGCGATATAGGTACCGGCGTGGGTTCTCGGGGCGGGGCTGTGGAACTGCACCCGGACTGGCCCCATGAGGACTTCGGTTTCGGTCTCAAGCAAAGTGTCGGTTTCAACGCCTACACCCGGACCTTTCTCCGCCTTGATTCAGGAGCTGTTCCGGGAACAGGAACCGCCTTTTCCGGGTCCGTCTCCTCTGCCGAGGCCGATAAATGGCGCGGTACCGGCACTCTCGGCCCCCGCTTCAATGCCAATCTGGCCGTTCACCAGCCCTTTAACGAAACAGCCTCCATCAAGCTCTGGTACAACCATAACGATCTGGATCAACATCTTTACCGTTCCTTGAGCCGGGAAGATATCCAGGATCTCGGGGCGAATTATAAAAAGGACTTCAACGACTCCCTGACAGGTGATCCGGCTGAGGATATCTTTTATTCTGATTACAACCGGGGCACCTATCAGAATGATGACCTCATGGCTGTGCTGGCAGCAGACCTGACAGACACGCTCTCCCTCACCCTCAAGCCCTATGCCTCAAAGGAGGACGTGGAGATCCTGCAAGGTGTGACCAAAGGCGGAGGCATGATACAGAAAAGGATTCGTGATATTGAGCGCAACGGTCTTATTGCCGAGACCGTGCTGGAGACAGGGCGTGTCAAGACCTCGCTGGGCTATCATCTTGAAGCCGTGGACATGAATATCTACAGTCAGAACTATGCCCCGGCTGATAACGGACTTGCCTATCGCGGCTACGGGCGAATGGCAAGCAGCGGAACCTCGTATATCAACAGTCCCTACCTTAAACTGGCAGGTTCGCACGGCATCTTCAACTGGCAGGCCGGGCTGAAGTATTTTCACTTCCAACAGTCCGACAGCCGAGGTTATATGAGCGGGCCCGGCCCGAGTTACGCCCTTGAGCGTACTCCTGATCTGGATCGGGCGTCCACGGAATACGACACCTTGCTGCCCACGGTGGCCGCATCATCGCAGCTCACCGATGAACTGGAGCTGCGGGCTGGGTACGGCAAGTCCTTTATTCGTCCGTACAAGTATATGCCCCTGGTCAATCTGTACAGCAGCAACCGAAGCACCTTTCTTGCTCAGGGTATGAATCTGCAAACCCTGTTTGACGGCTATGATATCGAAGAAAGCCATGCCCTTGATCTGGGCCTGCGCTACACAGGCGCCTGGTTTGATCTGTCCCCCACCCTGTTTTACAGCACCCACAGCAATCTGGTCTGCACGGTCTATGATCCCAGGGTGGATCTGAACTATGATCAGTTCGTGGGCGAGGCCACCGGCTACGGCCTGGACCTGGAAATGAATGCCTATCTCGCCGACGGTCTCACCCTGTTCATCAACCCGACCTACACCTCCATGACCTATGACAAGGATCTGGCCTATGCGGGAAAAACCCTGGAGGCTGACGGCAATCAGGTAGTGGACACCCCGGAATGGTCACTCAAGACAGGACTGATCTGGCAAAGCGGCCCGTTTGAGATGGTGCCCATGCTTAGGTATATCGGCAGCCGATATACTGATCTGGAAAACAAGGACGAGGTCGATGCGAATACGGTGGTGGATGTACGGATGAGTTACACGCTCCCGAATATCCTGCGAACAAAGGAGATGAAGCTCTCTTTGGAGCTGAACAACCTGCTGGATGAGGAATACATCTCCTCGATCAATGCCTCGGACGACAGCAGGCAGGGCAGGGCCAGTTATTATCCGGGCACGCCTCGTTCCGGGATGTTCACCCTTTCCGTGAAGTATTAG
- a CDS encoding SAM-dependent methyltransferase, with the protein MRRRLQLQPKNIRGIALLTALLWAVAFTACLSCNATAAEPAEQAGTFKVVGIGPGDGDLLTLRAVKAVQDAEVVFCSAKSQKKLSSAVDFNGKEIIDGYGVLFWHYGKKCDKNAKKHFKQRMSCEEYHTKQAEFAQKVRESVAEGKDVVMLSSGDPTIYGPDIWALRELNELETELIPGLSAFNAANAALEASLGEVMITAPFISKEGEQDTLEKLSGHEKATMVIFMPWDMEKTFARLAKSYPADTPAAVVSNAGITGKEKAVLGTVGSFAADTSGMDGNRSIIYVGKRLKLAQFNKTPKKNAGKGKYYLVGMGPGDPDLASLRAMKVIQDADIIFSGEKISAKFTDALKGKEVISGYHRLFPYYGKSCDNNEDNDKRKNGMTCEQYHQKQEEFAAKVRKAVAEGKTVAMLDSGDPLVYGPCSWSLTELNDLDTEVVPGVSCFNAANAALKTGITEGKKSHSVILASGWTVDEMARHQSTMVLFTMRNDFKKFIDTLTKYYSPDTPAAVVVRAGYAQDQRVIQGTLGTMLDRVEKEKLPFEYMLYVGDFLEKSPDRPQTPTVSQSF; encoded by the coding sequence ATGCGGAGAAGACTTCAGCTTCAACCAAAAAACATCAGGGGCATTGCCCTGCTGACGGCCCTGTTATGGGCTGTCGCGTTCACTGCCTGTCTCAGCTGCAATGCAACGGCAGCGGAACCAGCGGAGCAGGCCGGCACCTTCAAAGTCGTGGGCATCGGTCCGGGTGACGGCGATTTGCTGACCCTCAGAGCGGTCAAGGCTGTTCAAGATGCCGAGGTGGTCTTTTGCAGTGCCAAAAGCCAAAAAAAATTATCCTCGGCTGTTGATTTCAACGGCAAAGAGATCATTGACGGCTACGGCGTGCTGTTCTGGCATTACGGCAAGAAATGCGACAAGAACGCAAAAAAACATTTCAAGCAGCGGATGAGCTGTGAGGAATACCATACCAAACAGGCTGAATTTGCGCAAAAGGTGCGGGAATCCGTGGCTGAGGGCAAAGATGTTGTGATGTTGAGCAGCGGTGATCCGACCATTTACGGGCCGGATATCTGGGCCCTGCGGGAACTGAACGAACTGGAGACAGAGCTGATTCCCGGCCTCAGCGCCTTTAACGCGGCCAACGCGGCCCTTGAAGCCAGTCTGGGCGAGGTGATGATCACGGCACCTTTTATCAGCAAGGAAGGAGAGCAGGATACCCTGGAAAAGCTGTCCGGTCATGAAAAGGCCACGATGGTGATTTTCATGCCGTGGGATATGGAAAAGACCTTTGCCCGACTGGCCAAATCCTATCCAGCTGATACTCCGGCAGCAGTGGTCAGCAATGCCGGTATAACCGGGAAAGAAAAGGCGGTCCTCGGCACTGTGGGTAGCTTTGCGGCAGATACCTCGGGCATGGACGGAAATCGTTCCATCATTTACGTGGGCAAGCGACTGAAGCTGGCCCAGTTCAACAAAACCCCGAAGAAGAACGCAGGAAAAGGAAAATATTATCTGGTGGGCATGGGACCGGGCGATCCTGATCTGGCGAGTCTTCGGGCCATGAAGGTTATTCAAGACGCGGATATCATCTTCAGCGGTGAAAAAATCAGTGCGAAATTCACCGATGCGCTCAAAGGAAAAGAGGTCATCAGCGGCTACCATCGTCTCTTTCCCTATTACGGCAAGAGCTGCGACAACAACGAAGATAACGATAAACGCAAAAACGGCATGACCTGTGAGCAATATCATCAGAAACAGGAAGAATTCGCAGCCAAGGTGCGCAAAGCTGTTGCTGAAGGCAAGACGGTTGCCATGCTGGACAGCGGCGACCCGCTGGTCTACGGCCCTTGTTCCTGGTCTCTGACCGAGCTGAACGATCTGGATACCGAAGTTGTTCCCGGTGTCAGTTGTTTTAATGCCGCCAACGCGGCTCTGAAAACCGGGATTACCGAAGGGAAAAAATCCCATTCCGTTATTCTGGCTTCCGGCTGGACCGTGGATGAAATGGCGCGCCATCAAAGCACAATGGTGCTGTTCACCATGCGGAACGACTTTAAGAAGTTTATCGACACCCTGACAAAATACTATTCCCCGGATACTCCGGCGGCGGTTGTTGTTCGTGCTGGCTATGCGCAGGATCAGCGAGTGATTCAAGGTACTCTCGGAACCATGCTCGACCGGGTGGAGAAGGAAAAACTGCCCTTTGAGTACATGCTCTATGTCGGAGATTTCCTGGAAAAAAGCCCGGATCGTCCCCAAACGCCGACCGTTTCCCAATCATTCTAA
- a CDS encoding amino acid permease: protein MKNSFNNKNGLIREIGLSSATVLVIANMVGTGVFTTSGFILKELGDPRALLLCWLFGGLFALCGAFCFGELGARFPQAGGEYVFLRESFGRAPAFLSGWISLFVGFSAPIAAASIAFSSYFHQAFGLPPGGEFVLRPFGVPIITFSWFNLVALLVIGMFTLIHYYGLRTGTRVQNWLTIFKLTLIIAFIVAGFTFGKGSLQHFSAKQNLFAAFSSEKFAVSLIFVSFAYSGWNAAAYLGGEIINPRRNIPYALLIGTLVVTLLYLLLNAIYIYAVPVEQLAGEVEVGAKAAVGLFGENISRYFSGAVALGLLSVVSAMVMTGPRIYYAMAQDGVFFSVFGKLNPLHHTPASSIFLQAGIATIMVLSASFETLLVYIGFTLSLCAMLTVVGLMRIRRRDGKNPDLYQTPGYPLTPLLFIAANCWIIFFSIRSQPVAVLFALGTIAAGMIVYLFTTPQKKQESNPAQTEAPETEPTY, encoded by the coding sequence ATGAAAAACTCATTCAATAACAAAAACGGACTGATCCGCGAAATCGGTTTGTCTTCCGCCACAGTTCTGGTCATCGCCAATATGGTGGGCACCGGTGTCTTTACCACCTCAGGTTTTATTCTCAAGGAACTCGGCGATCCCCGGGCATTGCTGCTCTGCTGGCTGTTCGGCGGTCTGTTCGCCCTCTGCGGAGCATTCTGCTTTGGTGAACTCGGTGCCCGTTTTCCGCAGGCAGGCGGTGAATATGTCTTTCTCCGAGAGAGCTTCGGCAGAGCACCGGCCTTTTTATCCGGCTGGATATCGCTCTTTGTCGGCTTTTCAGCCCCCATTGCTGCCGCATCCATTGCCTTTTCCTCCTATTTTCACCAAGCATTCGGTCTTCCTCCCGGCGGTGAATTCGTTCTACGTCCTTTTGGTGTGCCGATAATCACCTTTTCCTGGTTTAATCTGGTCGCGCTGCTGGTCATCGGCATGTTCACCCTGATCCATTATTACGGCCTGCGGACAGGAACCCGTGTGCAGAACTGGCTGACCATCTTTAAACTCACCCTGATTATTGCCTTTATTGTCGCAGGATTTACTTTCGGCAAAGGCTCGTTGCAGCATTTCAGCGCAAAACAGAATCTGTTCGCCGCCTTTTCTTCGGAAAAATTCGCGGTCTCCCTGATCTTTGTTTCCTTCGCCTACAGCGGTTGGAACGCGGCAGCCTATCTGGGCGGAGAAATCATTAATCCTCGGCGCAACATCCCCTATGCCCTGCTGATCGGTACCCTGGTCGTGACCCTGCTCTACCTGCTGCTGAATGCGATCTATATTTACGCTGTCCCGGTTGAGCAGCTGGCCGGCGAAGTGGAAGTGGGAGCAAAGGCGGCGGTGGGTTTGTTCGGGGAAAACATCAGCCGCTATTTCAGCGGGGCCGTGGCCCTGGGCCTGCTCTCCGTTGTCAGTGCTATGGTCATGACCGGCCCCAGGATTTACTATGCTATGGCTCAAGACGGGGTGTTTTTCTCGGTCTTCGGCAAATTGAATCCGCTTCATCACACCCCGGCCTCATCGATCTTTCTCCAGGCCGGTATCGCAACCATCATGGTGCTGTCCGCCTCCTTTGAAACCCTGCTGGTCTATATCGGCTTCACGCTGTCGCTCTGCGCCATGCTGACCGTTGTCGGGCTGATGCGAATCCGCCGACGGGACGGAAAAAATCCCGACCTGTACCAGACACCGGGATATCCGCTGACTCCGCTGCTGTTTATTGCCGCGAACTGCTGGATTATCTTTTTCTCAATACGAAGTCAGCCCGTGGCGGTCCTGTTTGCTTTAGGAACAATCGCTGCGGGAATGATTGTCTATCTTTTTACGACGCCGCAAAAAAAGCAGGAGAGCAATCCGGCACAAACCGAGGCTCCGGAAACAGAGCCGACATATTAA
- a CDS encoding MotA/TolQ/ExbB proton channel family protein: MLELIHNGGLVMWPLLACSVIVLTIIIERTLFWLGMARRRNRSLRDEVLTIAEAMDWEKIEEKTEGSYDAVVRVLKIGILHRDYDMNKAMEAEAQHLLKKMSQFMIVLDTMITVAPLLGILGTVIGIISSFKMLGNSGMADPKLVTGGIAQALITTATGLTISIFTVFPYNYLKSRIDNAAHLMEKYATRLEVGYRKMQAEVRK; this comes from the coding sequence ATGTTGGAACTCATACACAACGGCGGTCTGGTTATGTGGCCGCTGCTCGCCTGTTCAGTCATTGTGCTGACAATAATCATTGAACGCACCCTGTTCTGGCTGGGCATGGCCCGTCGGCGCAACCGATCCCTGCGCGATGAAGTGCTGACCATTGCCGAAGCTATGGATTGGGAGAAGATCGAAGAAAAAACAGAGGGGAGCTATGATGCTGTGGTGCGGGTGCTCAAAATAGGCATCCTGCACAGGGACTATGACATGAATAAGGCAATGGAGGCCGAGGCCCAGCACCTGCTCAAAAAAATGTCACAATTCATGATCGTGCTGGATACCATGATTACAGTGGCGCCGCTCCTGGGAATTCTGGGTACGGTGATCGGCATTATCTCGTCCTTTAAGATGCTCGGCAACAGCGGCATGGCTGATCCCAAACTGGTTACCGGCGGCATTGCCCAAGCCCTGATTACCACGGCAACCGGGCTGACGATCTCTATCTTCACAGTTTTTCCCTATAACTACCTTAAAAGCCGCATTGACAACGCTGCTCATCTTATGGAAAAATATGCAACCCGCCTGGAGGTGGGCTATCGAAAAATGCAGGCGGAGGTAAGGAAATGA
- a CDS encoding tetratricopeptide repeat protein, protein MMPDTIIQKVQGDKNIFAGKGDIHVYSDPPPPPPRQLPYLDACFLGRDTELAELVKQLQPGKVTAVCGPGGMGKSALAAQAVSRLEESRFPDGIIFHSFYGKPETEQALKSVCDAFQVEAKAGLAGTVRQALAGKKALLILDGAEEADDLKAVLALRSSCGVLITSRKRDDAQGFRLDLTPLDRKPAVEVLREHSGLAGDDDAMQGICKILDGWPVGLRIAGRYLCTRGESATDYLRWLKKRPFRKLRTGEHQEDNAALLLERSVKQVSADAVQALRLTGVLAFAPISLDPVMAVLHEENEDTDELELHSNEALGELVQYGLLKKQEERWQVSHALIHTYVRTELALSKKALQRVARYYIWFCEELSKAGLQGYARLDGERAHCLRLIAACLDSGLWQEVQGLVEAISIYLDRQGWWAERLIAYQMRLTAARQAEDHWDEGTCLNNLGYTCKQRGECEQALHWYEQCLSIRRDLKDRQGQGVILNNIAEIYRQQGKHELALQTYQQSLSIAQEVGDQQGEGATLNNIAHFYMKQGEWETALPYLEQCLLTWQELGYHIRIGQALTNIAAIYDAQGKFNKAVEYYHQALAIAQKVGDKAQEAVTSGNLGLTYVSLGDLVKAEKYITLAIQITDAIGHPSLGIWRKSLDLVQAKRQGA, encoded by the coding sequence ATGATGCCTGATACAATCATTCAGAAGGTACAGGGAGACAAGAATATCTTTGCCGGAAAGGGAGATATTCACGTTTATTCTGACCCGCCGCCACCTCCTCCCCGTCAACTGCCATATTTGGATGCCTGCTTTCTCGGCAGGGACACGGAGCTTGCCGAGCTGGTGAAACAGCTTCAACCGGGCAAGGTCACAGCCGTGTGCGGACCGGGCGGCATGGGCAAGTCGGCCCTGGCGGCCCAGGCTGTGAGCAGGCTTGAGGAAAGCCGTTTCCCGGACGGCATTATCTTCCACAGCTTCTATGGGAAACCCGAAACAGAGCAGGCCCTGAAGAGCGTCTGCGATGCCTTTCAGGTTGAGGCAAAGGCGGGTCTTGCAGGCACCGTGCGGCAGGCGCTCGCAGGTAAAAAGGCGTTGCTCATCCTGGACGGGGCTGAAGAGGCGGATGACCTCAAGGCCGTGCTTGCCCTGCGCAGTAGCTGCGGGGTGCTGATTACCAGTCGGAAGCGGGACGATGCCCAGGGATTCCGGCTTGATCTGACCCCGCTGGATAGGAAACCGGCAGTAGAGGTGTTGCGGGAGCATAGCGGACTTGCAGGGGATGACGATGCTATGCAAGGCATCTGCAAAATACTGGACGGCTGGCCCGTCGGGTTGCGGATTGCGGGCCGCTATCTCTGCACCAGAGGCGAGAGCGCAACAGACTATCTGCGCTGGCTGAAGAAGCGGCCCTTCAGGAAGCTGCGTACCGGGGAGCATCAAGAAGACAATGCGGCCTTGCTGCTGGAACGCAGCGTAAAGCAGGTGAGTGCGGATGCAGTTCAAGCCCTGCGGCTGACCGGGGTGCTTGCCTTTGCGCCTATCAGCCTTGATCCGGTCATGGCAGTGCTGCATGAGGAGAATGAAGATACGGATGAGCTTGAGCTGCACAGCAACGAGGCCCTGGGTGAGCTGGTACAGTACGGTCTGCTGAAAAAGCAGGAGGAACGTTGGCAAGTAAGCCATGCTTTGATCCATACCTACGTCCGTACCGAGCTGGCCCTGAGCAAAAAGGCCCTGCAACGGGTGGCCCGCTATTATATATGGTTCTGCGAGGAACTGAGCAAGGCGGGCTTGCAAGGCTACGCCCGCCTGGATGGAGAACGGGCGCATTGTCTGCGGCTGATAGCGGCCTGCCTGGACAGCGGGCTGTGGCAGGAGGTGCAGGGCTTGGTGGAGGCAATCTCTATCTACCTTGACCGGCAGGGTTGGTGGGCAGAGCGATTGATCGCTTACCAGATGCGCCTGACTGCTGCCCGGCAGGCTGAAGATCACTGGGATGAGGGAACGTGTCTGAATAACTTAGGATATACCTGTAAACAGCGCGGTGAGTGTGAGCAGGCTCTTCACTGGTATGAACAATGCCTGTCCATACGCCGCGATCTGAAAGATCGGCAGGGACAAGGTGTAATCCTGAATAACATAGCCGAGATTTACCGTCAGCAGGGCAAGCACGAGCTGGCCTTGCAAACATATCAGCAGAGTCTGAGCATAGCGCAAGAGGTCGGCGATCAGCAAGGGGAAGGTGCGACCCTGAATAATATCGCTCATTTTTATATGAAACAAGGCGAATGGGAGACAGCCTTGCCGTATCTAGAGCAGTGCCTTCTTACCTGGCAAGAGCTTGGATATCATATTAGAATAGGTCAAGCTCTGACCAACATCGCCGCTATCTATGATGCACAGGGTAAGTTTAACAAGGCAGTAGAATATTATCACCAAGCTTTAGCGATAGCACAAAAGGTTGGTGATAAAGCCCAAGAAGCGGTAACGAGCGGGAACCTTGGGCTCACCTATGTATCCTTGGGCGACCTTGTTAAAGCAGAGAAATATATTACCCTCGCAATACAGATCACAGATGCCATTGGTCACCCTTCCTTGGGGATATGGCGCAAGAGCTTGGATCTGGTGCAAGCAAAGCGGCAAGGGGCGTAG
- a CDS encoding thiamine pyrophosphate-dependent enzyme, producing MGFSDFGMDFGNPDFVKYAESYGAHGYRGVDQEQLAEVLDHCLNTPGVHLIEIPLDYAENESGVTEELKRKTCLLG from the coding sequence ATGGGCTTTTCTGATTTCGGGATGGATTTCGGCAATCCAGATTTTGTTAAGTATGCGGAGAGTTACGGGGCGCACGGTTATCGGGGTGTGGATCAGGAGCAGCTTGCGGAAGTGCTGGACCATTGCCTCAACACTCCCGGCGTGCATCTGATAGAAATACCGCTTGATTATGCGGAAAATGAATCCGGGGTGACTGAGGAGTTGAAGCGGAAAACCTGTTTGCTTGGGTAA
- a CDS encoding DUF3786 domain-containing protein produces MIKNPLELYKHLDQSNCRRCLLPSCMAFSVAVIQGQKKLSDCPLLSAEKISDLSGGIVRKKSMSEEQDAYLASLQEEINQQDLSDIAGRLDLPLKGETVGVKCLGKYFWINAQGGMTSECHCNNWVHIPILHYLLRSKGRQPAGEWIDFPAIQDAGGRERFFAHRCEESMQQLVDENPELFFEILDLFEAEEIRESEADKARILYPLPKVPFLINYWESEEAFPSKLNILFDSKVSENTNVESVYMIGRGMVEMFHQLIIRHSSGELF; encoded by the coding sequence ATGATTAAAAATCCCCTGGAACTCTATAAACACCTGGATCAATCCAACTGTCGCCGCTGCCTGCTGCCCTCCTGTATGGCCTTTTCTGTTGCCGTGATTCAGGGACAGAAAAAACTCAGCGACTGCCCTTTGCTGAGCGCGGAAAAAATCAGCGACCTTTCCGGCGGGATCGTCCGAAAAAAATCGATGAGCGAGGAGCAGGATGCCTATCTGGCCTCATTGCAGGAGGAGATCAACCAACAGGATCTCAGCGATATTGCTGGCAGGCTGGACCTGCCGCTCAAAGGAGAAACCGTGGGTGTAAAATGCCTGGGAAAATATTTCTGGATTAATGCTCAGGGTGGGATGACTTCGGAATGTCATTGCAATAATTGGGTGCATATTCCCATCCTCCATTACCTGCTACGCAGTAAGGGCCGACAACCGGCAGGAGAATGGATTGACTTTCCGGCTATACAAGATGCTGGCGGGAGGGAACGTTTTTTCGCCCATCGCTGTGAAGAGTCCATGCAGCAGCTGGTCGATGAAAACCCAGAACTTTTTTTTGAAATCCTGGATCTTTTTGAGGCCGAAGAAATCCGGGAAAGCGAGGCCGACAAGGCGCGTATCCTCTATCCTTTGCCCAAGGTTCCTTTTTTGATCAATTACTGGGAATCTGAAGAAGCCTTCCCCTCAAAGTTGAATATTCTTTTTGACAGCAAGGTCTCGGAAAATACCAATGTGGAATCCGTGTATATGATAGGGCGGGGCATGGTGGAAATGTTTCACCAATTGATTATCCGGCATTCCAGCGGAGAACTCTTTTAA
- a CDS encoding DUF4198 domain-containing protein, with product MNLFRFALISVLSLLLCSSALAHKIWLNPADHSPEPGSTVEIGIGWGHKYLADRTHQKLKKGMPEKIQALDPDGKTVELTKIADDRYSLKVPKPGFYLINVKNKSGFFTKTPEGRKWGNKTEIADAVQCTNYYLGGKTVIMVGDSEKGFDRSVGQALEIVPLNNPGHLKKGDTLKVRLLLDGKPVPNVLLKAAYAGFEKAEKEEPGNAALADTKKKEDKPFPAEATSDAQGEAELKLEHSGYWMVSLSHKPPYPDSAVCDQYMYNMNFTFQVQ from the coding sequence ATGAATCTGTTTCGTTTTGCACTTATCAGCGTTCTTTCCCTGCTGCTCTGTTCCTCGGCATTAGCCCATAAAATTTGGCTCAATCCTGCGGATCATTCCCCTGAACCCGGCAGCACCGTGGAGATCGGGATCGGCTGGGGCCATAAATATCTTGCCGACCGGACCCATCAGAAGCTGAAAAAAGGAATGCCGGAGAAAATCCAGGCCCTTGATCCTGACGGTAAGACCGTTGAGCTGACTAAAATCGCAGATGACCGCTACAGTCTGAAGGTTCCGAAACCGGGCTTTTATCTGATCAACGTGAAAAATAAATCCGGTTTTTTCACCAAAACTCCCGAGGGGAGAAAGTGGGGCAATAAAACCGAGATCGCTGATGCGGTGCAATGCACCAATTATTATCTCGGCGGCAAGACCGTCATCATGGTCGGGGACAGCGAAAAAGGCTTTGACAGATCTGTGGGGCAGGCCCTTGAGATAGTTCCGCTCAACAATCCGGGGCATCTGAAAAAGGGTGATACCTTGAAAGTCAGGCTGCTCCTTGACGGAAAACCGGTCCCGAATGTTTTGCTCAAGGCCGCCTATGCCGGATTTGAAAAGGCTGAAAAAGAGGAACCCGGTAACGCGGCCTTGGCGGATACGAAAAAAAAGGAGGACAAGCCCTTTCCTGCTGAAGCAACCAGCGATGCCCAAGGAGAGGCCGAGCTAAAACTGGAGCACAGCGGCTATTGGATGGTCTCGCTTTCTCACAAGCCCCCGTATCCTGATTCTGCGGTCTGTGACCAGTACATGTACAATATGAACTTTACTTTTCAGGTGCAGTAA